One region of Scophthalmus maximus strain ysfricsl-2021 chromosome 15, ASM2237912v1, whole genome shotgun sequence genomic DNA includes:
- the LOC118286235 gene encoding sorting nexin-14 isoform X2, whose product MGCISAYLQKIRGRVKLDRVRELVRQYPVFCFLLLLLLLSTVLLNRYIHIIIVFWSFLAGVVTFYCSLGPESLLPNVFVSIKPKTKSYQQELFPLGHSCAVCGKIKCKRHRPTLLLENYQPWLDLKVPSKVDASLSEILELVLENFVYPWYRDITDDEAFVDELRVTLRFFAAVLVRRTQKVDVASLITQKLLKVSMKHIEIISKARQKVKNSEYLQQAALEEYGPDLHVALRSRRDELLYLRNLTEMLFPYILPPKATDCRSLTLLIREVLAGSVFLPSLDYLADPDTVNHLILIFINNSPHEEAKEPTSTLVPFLQKYSDTRNKKPSVLKLELKEIREQQDLLFRFMNFLKQEGAVHVLQFCLAVEEFNDRILCPELSDSAKMMLHEEVKKIYETYCLDESVDKIRFDPFIVEEIRNIAEGPYAEVVKLQTMRCLFEAYEHVLSLLENVFTPMFCHSDEYFRQLLRGAESPARNSKMSRNSLSMDDIRSWDWSPESPSSLFTASGSSSPASCNSLHAQSTFTTFPYGSQSHRHSSPKNTSKRGESFGISRIGSKIKGVFKSTTMEGAMLPSHGLVEGEDDMVEEAMMVLEDDSPMEAASTPSTPRNLSAWNITIPYIDFYDDDVKRERIPVFCIDVERNDRKAVGHETENWSVYRRYLEFYVLESKLTEFHGSFPDAQLPSKRIIGPKNYEFLTSKREEFQEYLQKLLQHPELSNSQLLADFLSPHSMESQFLDKMLPDVNLGKIIKSVPSKLIKEKGQHLEPFIQSYFNSCESPKPKPSRPELTILSPTSENDKKLFNDVFKNNANRSEMTEKRHNQNYFMEMITVEGVYDYLMYVGRVVFHIPDWLHHLLMGGRILFKNTLENYTDYCLQYKLNQVVQEHRLVSLITLLRDTVFCESSPPRSAQDKQRRANRTFEEMMSYIPDLLGKCIGEEAKYEGVRLLFDGLQQPVLNKQLTYVLLDITIQELFPELNKVQKETTVMAPWM is encoded by the exons ATGGGCTGCATCAGTGCTTATCTGCAGAAGATCCGAGGCAGGGTGAAGCTGGACCGGGTCAGGGAGCTGGTCCGACAGTACCCAGtcttctgcttcctgctgctgctcctgctgctgtccacTGTGCTTCTGAACAG ATATATTCACATCATAATCGTGTTCTGGTCCTTCCTGGCCGGAGTTGTCACTTTCTACTGCTCTCTGGGGCCCGAGTCTTTGCTGCCCAACGTGTTCGTCTCCATCAAACCGAAGACCAAG TCATACCAGCAGGAGCTGTTTCCACTGGGGCACAGCTGTGCAGTCTGCGgaaaaatcaaatgcaaaagGCACAG ACCGACCTTGTTACTGGAAAACTATCAGCCGTGGCTTGACCTGAAAGTTCCCTCTAAGGTTGACGCTTCTCTCTCAGAG ATTCTGGAGCTTGTTCTTGAAAATTTTGTTTATCCCTGGTACAG agACATCACAGATGACGAGGCCTTTGTTGATGAGCTGAGAGTGACTTTGCGTTTCTTTGCAGCTGTGTTAGTCCGACGAACCCAAAAG GTGGATGTAGCATCCCTCATCACACAAAAGCTTCTCAAAGTTTCAATGAAGCACATTGAAATAATAAGCAAAGCCAGGCAGAAAG tGAAGAACTCGGAGTATCTTCAACAAGCTGCCCTGGAGGAATACGGCCCTGACCTTCATGTTGCCCTGCGCAGTCGCAGAGATGAGCTTCTCTACCTCAGGAACCTGACGGAGATGCTCTTCCCCTACATCCTGCCACCCAAGGCTACAGACTGCAG ATCTCTTACTCTCCTAATAAGAGAGGTCTTGGCTGGTtctgtcttccttccttcattgGACTACTTGGCTGATCCT gACACAGTGAACCATTTAATTTTGATATTCATCAACAACTCCCCT CATGAAGAAGCCAAAGAGCCGACTTCGACATTGGTTCCTTTCCTACAGAAATATTCTGATACTCGCAACAAAAAGCCCTCA GTGCTTAAGCTTGAGTTGAAGGAAATCAGAGAACAACAAGATCTTCTCTTTCGCTTCATGAACTTTTTGAAGCAAGAGGGGGCTGTGCATGTGCTCCAGTTCTGCCTTGCAGTCG AGGAATTCAACGACAGGATTCTGTGCCCAGAGCTGTCAGACTCGGCGAAGATGATGCTCCacgaggaggtgaagaagatcTATGAGACCTACTGCTTGGACGAGAGTGTTGACAAGATCCGCTTCGACCCCTTTATCGTGGAAGAAATACGCAATA TTGCAGAGGGGCCGTATGCAGAGGTGGTGAAACTACAGACCATGAGGTGTTTGTTTGAAGCCTACGAGCACGTCCTGTCGCTCCTGGAGAATGTTTTCACCCCCATGTTCTGTCACAGCGACGAG TACTTTCGGCAGCTTCTGCGAGGGGCCGAGTCCCCTGCCAGGAATTCCAAGATGAGCAG AAATAGCCTCAGTATGGATGACATTCG TTCCTGGGACTGGAGCCCCGAGTCCCCGTCCTCACTGTTCACCGCCTCTGGCAGCTCTTCACCTGCATCTTGTAATTCCCTCCATGCCCAGTCCACGTTCACAACCTTCCCATATGGCTCGCAATCCCACCGCCACTCATCACCAAA GAACACGTCAAAGAGGGGCGAGTCCTTCGGGATCAGCCGCATTGGCAGTAAGATCAAAGGAGTGTTCAAGAGCACAACCATGGAGGGAGCCATGCTGCCATCCCACGGactggtggagggagaggatgatATG gtggaggaggccaTGATGGTGCTGGAGGATGACTCCCCCATGGAAGCGGCTTCTACCCCCAGCACCCCCCGAAACCTCTCAGCCTGGAACATCACAATCCCTTACATTGATTTCTATGACGACGacgtgaagagggagaggattCCTGTGTTCTGCATCGATGTGGAGCGAAACGACAGGAAGGCAG TGGGACATGAGACTGAAAACTGGTCTGTATACAGAAGATATCTGGAGTTCTATGTGCTCGAATCAAAGCTCACTGAGTTTCACG GCTCCTTTCCAGACGCACAGTTGCCGTCGAAGAGAATCATCGGCCCCAAGAATTATGAGTTCCTCACATCCAAGCGGGAGGAGTTCCAGGAGTACCTTCAG AAACTTCTACAGCATCCAGAGCTGAGCAACAGTCAGCTCTTGGCCgacttcctgtctcctcacaGTATGGAGTCTCAGTTCCTGGACAAGATGTTACCTGACGTGAACCTGG GGAAAATCATTAAGTCAGTCCCCAGCAAACTGATAAAAGAG aAAGGGCAGCATCTGGAGCCTTTCATCCAGTCCTACTTCAACTCCTGTGAATCTCCCAAACCCAAACCCAGCCGCCCCGAGCTCACTATCCTGAGCCCTACCTCAGAGAATGATAAAAAG CTCTTCAATGACGTCTTCAAGAACAATGCCAACCGATCGGAAATGACCGAGAAGAGACACAATCAGAACTACTTCATGGAAATGATCACAGTCGAGGGGGTGTATGACTACTTAATGTATGTGG GCCGGGTTGTCTTCCATATCCCTGACTGGCTGCACCACCTGCTAATGGGAGGCAGGATCCTGTTCAAGAACACACTGGAGAACTACACAGACTACTGTCTTCAGTACAAGCTGAACCAGGTGGTCCAGGAGCACCGGCTGGTCTCACTCATCACGTTGCTCAGAG ACACAGTCTTCTGTGAGAGCAGTCCACCGCGCTCGGCCCAAGACAAGCAGAGGAGGGCGAATAGGACTTTCGAAGAGATGATGAGCTATATTCCAG ACCTGCTGGGAAAATGTATCGGTGAAGAGGCCAAGTACGAAGGCGTCCGCCTCCTATTCGATGGATTGCAACAGCCAGTTCTCAACAAACAG CTCACATATGTACTGTTGGACATCACCATTCAAGAACTTTTTCCTGAGCTTAACAAG GTCCAGAAGGAGACCACTGTGATGGCTCCGTGGATGTAA
- the LOC118286235 gene encoding sorting nexin-14 isoform X4, which translates to MGCISAYLQKIRGRVKLDRVRELVRQYPVFCFLLLLLLLSTVLLNRYIHIIIVFWSFLAGVVTFYCSLGPESLLPNVFVSIKPKTKSYQQELFPLGHSCAVCGKIKCKRHRPTLLLENYQPWLDLKVPSKVDASLSEILELVLENFVYPWYRDITDDEAFVDELRVTLRFFAAVLVRRTQKVDVASLITQKLLKVSMKHIEIISKARQKVKNSEYLQQAALEEYGPDLHVALRSRRDELLYLRNLTEMLFPYILPPKATDCRSLTLLIREVLAGSVFLPSLDYLADPDTVNHLILIFINNSPHEEAKEPTSTLVPFLQKYSDTRNKKPSVLKLELKEIREQQDLLFRFMNFLKQEGAVHVLQFCLAVEEFNDRILCPELSDSAKMMLHEEVKKIYETYCLDESVDKIRFDPFIVEEIRNIAEGPYAEVVKLQTMRCLFEAYEHVLSLLENVFTPMFCHSDEYFRQLLRGAESPARNSKMSRNSLSMDDIRNTSKRGESFGISRIGSKIKGVFKSTTMEGAMLPSHGLVEGEDDMVEEAMMVLEDDSPMEAASTPSTPRNLSAWNITIPYIDFYDDDVKRERIPVFCIDVERNDRKAVGHETENWSVYRRYLEFYVLESKLTEFHGSFPDAQLPSKRIIGPKNYEFLTSKREEFQEYLQKLLQHPELSNSQLLADFLSPHSMESQFLDKMLPDVNLGKIIKSVPSKLIKEKGQHLEPFIQSYFNSCESPKPKPSRPELTILSPTSENDKKLFNDVFKNNANRSEMTEKRHNQNYFMEMITVEGVYDYLMYVGRVVFHIPDWLHHLLMGGRILFKNTLENYTDYCLQYKLNQVVQEHRLVSLITLLRDTVFCESSPPRSAQDKQRRANRTFEEMMSYIPDLLGKCIGEEAKYEGVRLLFDGLQQPVLNKQLTYVLLDITIQELFPELNKQVQKETTVMAPWM; encoded by the exons ATGGGCTGCATCAGTGCTTATCTGCAGAAGATCCGAGGCAGGGTGAAGCTGGACCGGGTCAGGGAGCTGGTCCGACAGTACCCAGtcttctgcttcctgctgctgctcctgctgctgtccacTGTGCTTCTGAACAG ATATATTCACATCATAATCGTGTTCTGGTCCTTCCTGGCCGGAGTTGTCACTTTCTACTGCTCTCTGGGGCCCGAGTCTTTGCTGCCCAACGTGTTCGTCTCCATCAAACCGAAGACCAAG TCATACCAGCAGGAGCTGTTTCCACTGGGGCACAGCTGTGCAGTCTGCGgaaaaatcaaatgcaaaagGCACAG ACCGACCTTGTTACTGGAAAACTATCAGCCGTGGCTTGACCTGAAAGTTCCCTCTAAGGTTGACGCTTCTCTCTCAGAG ATTCTGGAGCTTGTTCTTGAAAATTTTGTTTATCCCTGGTACAG agACATCACAGATGACGAGGCCTTTGTTGATGAGCTGAGAGTGACTTTGCGTTTCTTTGCAGCTGTGTTAGTCCGACGAACCCAAAAG GTGGATGTAGCATCCCTCATCACACAAAAGCTTCTCAAAGTTTCAATGAAGCACATTGAAATAATAAGCAAAGCCAGGCAGAAAG tGAAGAACTCGGAGTATCTTCAACAAGCTGCCCTGGAGGAATACGGCCCTGACCTTCATGTTGCCCTGCGCAGTCGCAGAGATGAGCTTCTCTACCTCAGGAACCTGACGGAGATGCTCTTCCCCTACATCCTGCCACCCAAGGCTACAGACTGCAG ATCTCTTACTCTCCTAATAAGAGAGGTCTTGGCTGGTtctgtcttccttccttcattgGACTACTTGGCTGATCCT gACACAGTGAACCATTTAATTTTGATATTCATCAACAACTCCCCT CATGAAGAAGCCAAAGAGCCGACTTCGACATTGGTTCCTTTCCTACAGAAATATTCTGATACTCGCAACAAAAAGCCCTCA GTGCTTAAGCTTGAGTTGAAGGAAATCAGAGAACAACAAGATCTTCTCTTTCGCTTCATGAACTTTTTGAAGCAAGAGGGGGCTGTGCATGTGCTCCAGTTCTGCCTTGCAGTCG AGGAATTCAACGACAGGATTCTGTGCCCAGAGCTGTCAGACTCGGCGAAGATGATGCTCCacgaggaggtgaagaagatcTATGAGACCTACTGCTTGGACGAGAGTGTTGACAAGATCCGCTTCGACCCCTTTATCGTGGAAGAAATACGCAATA TTGCAGAGGGGCCGTATGCAGAGGTGGTGAAACTACAGACCATGAGGTGTTTGTTTGAAGCCTACGAGCACGTCCTGTCGCTCCTGGAGAATGTTTTCACCCCCATGTTCTGTCACAGCGACGAG TACTTTCGGCAGCTTCTGCGAGGGGCCGAGTCCCCTGCCAGGAATTCCAAGATGAGCAG AAATAGCCTCAGTATGGATGACATTCG GAACACGTCAAAGAGGGGCGAGTCCTTCGGGATCAGCCGCATTGGCAGTAAGATCAAAGGAGTGTTCAAGAGCACAACCATGGAGGGAGCCATGCTGCCATCCCACGGactggtggagggagaggatgatATG gtggaggaggccaTGATGGTGCTGGAGGATGACTCCCCCATGGAAGCGGCTTCTACCCCCAGCACCCCCCGAAACCTCTCAGCCTGGAACATCACAATCCCTTACATTGATTTCTATGACGACGacgtgaagagggagaggattCCTGTGTTCTGCATCGATGTGGAGCGAAACGACAGGAAGGCAG TGGGACATGAGACTGAAAACTGGTCTGTATACAGAAGATATCTGGAGTTCTATGTGCTCGAATCAAAGCTCACTGAGTTTCACG GCTCCTTTCCAGACGCACAGTTGCCGTCGAAGAGAATCATCGGCCCCAAGAATTATGAGTTCCTCACATCCAAGCGGGAGGAGTTCCAGGAGTACCTTCAG AAACTTCTACAGCATCCAGAGCTGAGCAACAGTCAGCTCTTGGCCgacttcctgtctcctcacaGTATGGAGTCTCAGTTCCTGGACAAGATGTTACCTGACGTGAACCTGG GGAAAATCATTAAGTCAGTCCCCAGCAAACTGATAAAAGAG aAAGGGCAGCATCTGGAGCCTTTCATCCAGTCCTACTTCAACTCCTGTGAATCTCCCAAACCCAAACCCAGCCGCCCCGAGCTCACTATCCTGAGCCCTACCTCAGAGAATGATAAAAAG CTCTTCAATGACGTCTTCAAGAACAATGCCAACCGATCGGAAATGACCGAGAAGAGACACAATCAGAACTACTTCATGGAAATGATCACAGTCGAGGGGGTGTATGACTACTTAATGTATGTGG GCCGGGTTGTCTTCCATATCCCTGACTGGCTGCACCACCTGCTAATGGGAGGCAGGATCCTGTTCAAGAACACACTGGAGAACTACACAGACTACTGTCTTCAGTACAAGCTGAACCAGGTGGTCCAGGAGCACCGGCTGGTCTCACTCATCACGTTGCTCAGAG ACACAGTCTTCTGTGAGAGCAGTCCACCGCGCTCGGCCCAAGACAAGCAGAGGAGGGCGAATAGGACTTTCGAAGAGATGATGAGCTATATTCCAG ACCTGCTGGGAAAATGTATCGGTGAAGAGGCCAAGTACGAAGGCGTCCGCCTCCTATTCGATGGATTGCAACAGCCAGTTCTCAACAAACAG CTCACATATGTACTGTTGGACATCACCATTCAAGAACTTTTTCCTGAGCTTAACAAG cagGTCCAGAAGGAGACCACTGTGATGGCTCCGTGGATGTAA
- the LOC118286235 gene encoding sorting nexin-14 isoform X5 produces the protein MGCISAYLQKIRGRVKLDRVRELVRQYPVFCFLLLLLLLSTVLLNRYIHIIIVFWSFLAGVVTFYCSLGPESLLPNVFVSIKPKTKSYQQELFPLGHSCAVCGKIKCKRHRPTLLLENYQPWLDLKVPSKVDASLSEILELVLENFVYPWYRDITDDEAFVDELRVTLRFFAAVLVRRTQKVDVASLITQKLLKVSMKHIEIISKARQKVKNSEYLQQAALEEYGPDLHVALRSRRDELLYLRNLTEMLFPYILPPKATDCRSLTLLIREVLAGSVFLPSLDYLADPDTVNHLILIFINNSPHEEAKEPTSTLVPFLQKYSDTRNKKPSVLKLELKEIREQQDLLFRFMNFLKQEGAVHVLQFCLAVEEFNDRILCPELSDSAKMMLHEEVKKIYETYCLDESVDKIRFDPFIVEEIRNIAEGPYAEVVKLQTMRCLFEAYEHVLSLLENVFTPMFCHSDEYFRQLLRGAESPARNSKMSRNTSKRGESFGISRIGSKIKGVFKSTTMEGAMLPSHGLVEGEDDMVEEAMMVLEDDSPMEAASTPSTPRNLSAWNITIPYIDFYDDDVKRERIPVFCIDVERNDRKAVGHETENWSVYRRYLEFYVLESKLTEFHGSFPDAQLPSKRIIGPKNYEFLTSKREEFQEYLQKLLQHPELSNSQLLADFLSPHSMESQFLDKMLPDVNLGKIIKSVPSKLIKEKGQHLEPFIQSYFNSCESPKPKPSRPELTILSPTSENDKKLFNDVFKNNANRSEMTEKRHNQNYFMEMITVEGVYDYLMYVGRVVFHIPDWLHHLLMGGRILFKNTLENYTDYCLQYKLNQVVQEHRLVSLITLLRDTVFCESSPPRSAQDKQRRANRTFEEMMSYIPDLLGKCIGEEAKYEGVRLLFDGLQQPVLNKQLTYVLLDITIQELFPELNKQVQKETTVMAPWM, from the exons ATGGGCTGCATCAGTGCTTATCTGCAGAAGATCCGAGGCAGGGTGAAGCTGGACCGGGTCAGGGAGCTGGTCCGACAGTACCCAGtcttctgcttcctgctgctgctcctgctgctgtccacTGTGCTTCTGAACAG ATATATTCACATCATAATCGTGTTCTGGTCCTTCCTGGCCGGAGTTGTCACTTTCTACTGCTCTCTGGGGCCCGAGTCTTTGCTGCCCAACGTGTTCGTCTCCATCAAACCGAAGACCAAG TCATACCAGCAGGAGCTGTTTCCACTGGGGCACAGCTGTGCAGTCTGCGgaaaaatcaaatgcaaaagGCACAG ACCGACCTTGTTACTGGAAAACTATCAGCCGTGGCTTGACCTGAAAGTTCCCTCTAAGGTTGACGCTTCTCTCTCAGAG ATTCTGGAGCTTGTTCTTGAAAATTTTGTTTATCCCTGGTACAG agACATCACAGATGACGAGGCCTTTGTTGATGAGCTGAGAGTGACTTTGCGTTTCTTTGCAGCTGTGTTAGTCCGACGAACCCAAAAG GTGGATGTAGCATCCCTCATCACACAAAAGCTTCTCAAAGTTTCAATGAAGCACATTGAAATAATAAGCAAAGCCAGGCAGAAAG tGAAGAACTCGGAGTATCTTCAACAAGCTGCCCTGGAGGAATACGGCCCTGACCTTCATGTTGCCCTGCGCAGTCGCAGAGATGAGCTTCTCTACCTCAGGAACCTGACGGAGATGCTCTTCCCCTACATCCTGCCACCCAAGGCTACAGACTGCAG ATCTCTTACTCTCCTAATAAGAGAGGTCTTGGCTGGTtctgtcttccttccttcattgGACTACTTGGCTGATCCT gACACAGTGAACCATTTAATTTTGATATTCATCAACAACTCCCCT CATGAAGAAGCCAAAGAGCCGACTTCGACATTGGTTCCTTTCCTACAGAAATATTCTGATACTCGCAACAAAAAGCCCTCA GTGCTTAAGCTTGAGTTGAAGGAAATCAGAGAACAACAAGATCTTCTCTTTCGCTTCATGAACTTTTTGAAGCAAGAGGGGGCTGTGCATGTGCTCCAGTTCTGCCTTGCAGTCG AGGAATTCAACGACAGGATTCTGTGCCCAGAGCTGTCAGACTCGGCGAAGATGATGCTCCacgaggaggtgaagaagatcTATGAGACCTACTGCTTGGACGAGAGTGTTGACAAGATCCGCTTCGACCCCTTTATCGTGGAAGAAATACGCAATA TTGCAGAGGGGCCGTATGCAGAGGTGGTGAAACTACAGACCATGAGGTGTTTGTTTGAAGCCTACGAGCACGTCCTGTCGCTCCTGGAGAATGTTTTCACCCCCATGTTCTGTCACAGCGACGAG TACTTTCGGCAGCTTCTGCGAGGGGCCGAGTCCCCTGCCAGGAATTCCAAGATGAGCAG GAACACGTCAAAGAGGGGCGAGTCCTTCGGGATCAGCCGCATTGGCAGTAAGATCAAAGGAGTGTTCAAGAGCACAACCATGGAGGGAGCCATGCTGCCATCCCACGGactggtggagggagaggatgatATG gtggaggaggccaTGATGGTGCTGGAGGATGACTCCCCCATGGAAGCGGCTTCTACCCCCAGCACCCCCCGAAACCTCTCAGCCTGGAACATCACAATCCCTTACATTGATTTCTATGACGACGacgtgaagagggagaggattCCTGTGTTCTGCATCGATGTGGAGCGAAACGACAGGAAGGCAG TGGGACATGAGACTGAAAACTGGTCTGTATACAGAAGATATCTGGAGTTCTATGTGCTCGAATCAAAGCTCACTGAGTTTCACG GCTCCTTTCCAGACGCACAGTTGCCGTCGAAGAGAATCATCGGCCCCAAGAATTATGAGTTCCTCACATCCAAGCGGGAGGAGTTCCAGGAGTACCTTCAG AAACTTCTACAGCATCCAGAGCTGAGCAACAGTCAGCTCTTGGCCgacttcctgtctcctcacaGTATGGAGTCTCAGTTCCTGGACAAGATGTTACCTGACGTGAACCTGG GGAAAATCATTAAGTCAGTCCCCAGCAAACTGATAAAAGAG aAAGGGCAGCATCTGGAGCCTTTCATCCAGTCCTACTTCAACTCCTGTGAATCTCCCAAACCCAAACCCAGCCGCCCCGAGCTCACTATCCTGAGCCCTACCTCAGAGAATGATAAAAAG CTCTTCAATGACGTCTTCAAGAACAATGCCAACCGATCGGAAATGACCGAGAAGAGACACAATCAGAACTACTTCATGGAAATGATCACAGTCGAGGGGGTGTATGACTACTTAATGTATGTGG GCCGGGTTGTCTTCCATATCCCTGACTGGCTGCACCACCTGCTAATGGGAGGCAGGATCCTGTTCAAGAACACACTGGAGAACTACACAGACTACTGTCTTCAGTACAAGCTGAACCAGGTGGTCCAGGAGCACCGGCTGGTCTCACTCATCACGTTGCTCAGAG ACACAGTCTTCTGTGAGAGCAGTCCACCGCGCTCGGCCCAAGACAAGCAGAGGAGGGCGAATAGGACTTTCGAAGAGATGATGAGCTATATTCCAG ACCTGCTGGGAAAATGTATCGGTGAAGAGGCCAAGTACGAAGGCGTCCGCCTCCTATTCGATGGATTGCAACAGCCAGTTCTCAACAAACAG CTCACATATGTACTGTTGGACATCACCATTCAAGAACTTTTTCCTGAGCTTAACAAG cagGTCCAGAAGGAGACCACTGTGATGGCTCCGTGGATGTAA